In a single window of the Caulobacter soli genome:
- a CDS encoding fatty acid desaturase family protein has translation MAVASRIKPQALFSPEEWAPLSARSRWKGLALVAHAWAVIIAAGAMVVLWPNPLTYILAVMLIGARQLGLAILMHEAAHGGLHPNLKINDWVGEWLCAAPTGATLAKYRPYHLTHHKYAQQAEDPDLVLSAPFPTTRASLRRKIVRDLTSQTFFKQRFGPLLGKLKGDQPKGAIFSGEVTRQGLFLLWNLGLLVALSAMGLWWAWLALWIVPMATWFPLVTRLRNIAEHALVAKDEPDPFRHARTTQANWIERALIAPYYVNFHAEHHLFMHMPCWNLPKAHRLLVAKGRTEGMLTAPGYLSVLKAASSRAPA, from the coding sequence ATGGCCGTCGCGTCCCGCATCAAGCCGCAAGCGCTGTTTTCGCCCGAGGAATGGGCCCCGCTGTCGGCGCGCTCGCGCTGGAAGGGCCTGGCCCTGGTGGCTCACGCCTGGGCGGTGATCATCGCGGCCGGAGCGATGGTCGTGCTGTGGCCCAATCCGCTGACCTACATCCTGGCGGTGATGCTGATCGGCGCCCGCCAGTTGGGCCTGGCCATCCTGATGCATGAGGCCGCGCATGGCGGGCTGCACCCGAACCTCAAGATCAACGACTGGGTCGGCGAGTGGCTGTGCGCCGCGCCCACCGGCGCGACCCTGGCCAAGTATCGGCCCTATCACCTGACGCATCACAAGTACGCCCAGCAGGCCGAGGACCCGGACCTGGTGCTGTCGGCGCCGTTCCCGACCACTCGCGCCAGCCTGCGCCGCAAGATCGTCCGGGACCTGACCAGCCAGACCTTCTTCAAGCAGCGGTTCGGCCCGCTGCTGGGCAAGCTGAAGGGGGACCAGCCCAAGGGCGCGATCTTCAGCGGCGAGGTCACGCGGCAGGGGCTGTTCCTGCTGTGGAACCTGGGCTTGCTGGTCGCCCTCAGCGCCATGGGCCTGTGGTGGGCGTGGCTGGCGCTCTGGATCGTGCCGATGGCGACCTGGTTCCCGCTGGTCACCCGCCTGCGCAACATCGCCGAGCACGCCCTGGTGGCCAAGGACGAGCCCGACCCGTTCCGCCACGCGCGGACAACCCAGGCCAACTGGATCGAGCGGGCCCTGATCGCGCCCTACTACGTCAACTTCCACGCCGAGCATCACCTGTTCATGCACATGCCATGCTGGAACCTGCCCAAAGCGCACCGGCTGCTGGTCGCCAAGGGACGGACGGAGGGCATGCTGACCGCGCCGGGCTACCTGTCGGTGCTGAAGGCGGCGTCCAGTCGGGCTCCAGCCTAG
- a CDS encoding Pr6Pr family membrane protein: MKTLWRSAAATLVWLGVLIQFWLMVHGRPPAEAAHAIVKFFSFFTVLSNIAVGTVLAAPLLAADRPLGRWAERAGARVAIGVYIAITAGIYHTLLAGLWRPTGLQLLADVLLHSVTPALFLADFLAFPPRETAKWGSAWKALVFPLAYGAWTLIHGAATGFYPYPFLDVGKRGYGPVLVTMLIMGAGFYAVTLALTGLQHLQRRLTRKARAPISA, translated from the coding sequence ATGAAGACCCTGTGGCGAAGCGCGGCGGCGACCCTGGTCTGGCTGGGCGTGCTGATCCAGTTCTGGCTGATGGTCCACGGTCGCCCGCCGGCCGAGGCCGCCCACGCGATCGTCAAGTTCTTCAGCTTCTTCACGGTGCTCAGCAACATCGCGGTCGGGACCGTGCTGGCCGCGCCGCTCCTGGCGGCGGACCGGCCGTTGGGGCGATGGGCGGAGAGGGCCGGCGCGCGGGTGGCGATCGGCGTCTATATCGCGATCACGGCGGGCATCTATCACACCCTGCTGGCGGGGCTGTGGCGGCCCACCGGCCTGCAGCTGTTGGCCGACGTCCTGCTGCATAGCGTGACGCCGGCCCTGTTCCTGGCCGACTTCCTGGCTTTTCCGCCGCGCGAAACCGCCAAATGGGGCTCGGCCTGGAAGGCGCTGGTCTTTCCCCTGGCCTACGGCGCCTGGACGTTGATCCATGGCGCGGCGACGGGCTTCTACCCCTATCCGTTCCTCGACGTCGGCAAGCGCGGCTATGGCCCGGTGCTGGTGACGATGCTGATCATGGGCGCGGGCTTCTACGCCGTGACCCTGGCCTTGACCGGCCTGCAGCATCTGCAACGGCGGCTGACGCGGAAGGCGCGAGCGCCTATATCGGCCTGA
- the ppk2 gene encoding polyphosphate kinase 2, translating to MSKLEDYEAELRDLQLAMIGLQRQAIKEGWKTVTIFEGRDAAGKDGAIARLTEHAHRRATQVISLPAPSDHERSEWYFQRYVRHLPAAGQAVVFNRSWYNRAGVERVMGFSTPHEQEQFLRDVPAFELMLVENGVKMTKFWLDIDQETQAERLKARREEPLKAFKVSDLDAVAQAKWDDYSAARDEMLMRTHSTPAPWVCVRANHKKAARINILRWLLHVSAPKKLLKGIAKPDPEVIFKFEPTALKDGRLAK from the coding sequence ATGAGCAAGCTTGAAGACTACGAAGCCGAACTGCGCGACCTGCAGCTGGCGATGATCGGCCTGCAGCGCCAGGCCATCAAGGAAGGCTGGAAGACCGTCACGATCTTCGAGGGCCGCGACGCCGCCGGCAAGGACGGGGCCATCGCCCGCCTGACCGAGCACGCCCACCGCCGCGCCACCCAGGTGATCTCCCTGCCCGCCCCCAGCGACCACGAACGCAGCGAATGGTACTTCCAGCGCTATGTCCGCCACCTGCCCGCCGCCGGCCAGGCCGTGGTCTTCAACCGCTCCTGGTACAACCGCGCCGGGGTCGAGCGGGTGATGGGCTTCTCCACCCCGCACGAGCAGGAGCAGTTCCTGCGCGACGTGCCGGCCTTCGAGCTGATGCTGGTCGAGAACGGGGTCAAGATGACCAAGTTCTGGCTCGACATCGACCAGGAAACCCAGGCCGAACGCCTGAAGGCCCGCCGCGAGGAGCCGTTGAAGGCCTTCAAGGTCAGCGACCTGGACGCCGTGGCCCAGGCCAAGTGGGACGACTATTCGGCCGCCCGCGACGAGATGCTGATGCGCACCCACTCCACGCCGGCCCCCTGGGTCTGCGTGCGGGCCAACCACAAGAAGGCCGCGCGGATCAACATCCTGCGCTGGCTGTTGCACGTCTCCGCGCCCAAGAAGCTGCTGAAGGGGATCGCCAAGCCCGACCCGGAAGTGATCTTCAAGTTCGAGCCGACGGCGCTGAAGGACGGGCGGCTGGCGAAGTAA
- a CDS encoding aldo/keto reductase, whose amino-acid sequence MPHSIPDIRAGDVTMPVIGVGTWQLEGGVAQSVVEQALELGYRHIDTAQAYRNEQDVGAALAATGVPRDEIFLTTKVWVDQFAQGDLQRSVEASLKRLKAPQVDLLLLHWPKPKPALAETMAALNDVHARGLTRAIGLSNFPSALMAKAQAASEAPIATNQVEYHPYLSQKTVIAKAKAMGSTITAWSPLAQGKVADDPVLIEIGEAHGKTPGQVTLRWQVQQRVATIPRSRNPARLAENFDIFDFALSDAEMARIFALASPDGRLGPWLDPAFEWDVD is encoded by the coding sequence ATGCCTCATTCCATCCCCGACATCCGCGCGGGCGACGTGACCATGCCGGTCATCGGCGTGGGCACCTGGCAGCTGGAGGGCGGCGTCGCCCAGTCGGTGGTCGAGCAGGCCCTGGAGCTGGGCTATCGCCACATCGACACCGCCCAGGCCTATCGCAACGAACAGGACGTCGGCGCGGCCCTGGCGGCCACCGGCGTGCCGCGCGACGAGATCTTCCTGACCACCAAGGTCTGGGTCGACCAGTTCGCCCAAGGTGATCTGCAGCGCTCGGTCGAGGCCAGCCTCAAGCGCCTGAAGGCCCCGCAGGTCGACCTGCTGCTGCTGCACTGGCCCAAGCCCAAGCCGGCCCTGGCCGAGACCATGGCGGCGCTGAACGACGTCCACGCCCGCGGCCTGACCCGCGCCATCGGCCTGTCGAACTTCCCGTCGGCCCTGATGGCCAAGGCCCAGGCGGCCTCGGAGGCGCCGATCGCCACCAACCAGGTCGAATACCATCCCTACCTGTCGCAGAAGACGGTGATCGCCAAGGCCAAGGCGATGGGCTCGACGATCACCGCCTGGTCGCCCCTGGCCCAGGGCAAGGTGGCCGACGACCCGGTGCTGATCGAGATCGGCGAGGCCCACGGCAAGACCCCCGGCCAGGTCACCCTGCGCTGGCAGGTCCAGCAACGCGTCGCCACCATCCCGCGCAGCCGCAACCCGGCGCGGCTGGCCGAGAACTTCGACATCTTCGACTTCGCCCTGTCGGACGCCGAGATGGCCCGGATCTTCGCCCTGGCGTCGCCGGACGGGCGGCTTGGGCCGTGGCTGGATCCGGCGTTCGAGTGGGATGTGGACTAA
- a CDS encoding lysozyme inhibitor LprI family protein: MRLLLTALALTFAVPVAAHAASFDCARARAPDEKAICANTALNDKDVKMSVLYDINKRTLAMGGRGALQDAQVQWLKDRRGCGANRACLNRAYDRRLDDLDRSMERIYRNAPF, translated from the coding sequence ATGCGCCTGCTGCTGACCGCCCTCGCCCTGACCTTCGCCGTGCCCGTCGCGGCGCACGCGGCCAGCTTCGACTGCGCCCGGGCCCGCGCGCCGGACGAGAAGGCGATCTGCGCCAACACCGCCCTGAACGACAAGGACGTGAAGATGTCGGTGCTCTACGACATCAACAAGCGCACCCTGGCCATGGGCGGCCGCGGCGCTTTGCAGGATGCCCAGGTCCAGTGGTTGAAGGACCGCCGAGGCTGCGGCGCCAACCGCGCCTGCCTCAACCGCGCCTACGACCGCCGGCTGGACGACCTGGATCGCAGCATGGAGCGGATCTATCGCAACGCGCCGTTCTGA
- a CDS encoding VOC family protein, with product MREDGKIDYIEWPAGDLPATKAFYTAAFGWAFTDYGPDYAAFEGQGADGGFATPQEGSTDRPLVVLYAHDIEAMQAKVKAAGATITKPIFSFPGGRRFHFTDPSGNELAVWSES from the coding sequence ATGCGCGAAGACGGCAAGATCGACTATATCGAATGGCCCGCCGGCGACCTGCCGGCCACCAAGGCCTTCTACACCGCCGCCTTCGGCTGGGCCTTCACCGACTATGGTCCCGACTACGCGGCCTTCGAGGGCCAGGGCGCGGACGGCGGTTTCGCCACCCCGCAGGAAGGCTCGACCGACCGGCCGCTGGTGGTGCTCTACGCCCACGACATCGAGGCCATGCAGGCCAAGGTGAAGGCGGCCGGGGCGACGATCACCAAGCCGATCTTCAGCTTCCCCGGCGGCCGCCGCTTCCACTTCACCGACCCGTCCGGCAACGAGCTGGCGGTGTGGAGCGAGAGCTAG
- a CDS encoding DUF454 family protein, which yields MTDTPRPRRKRLSRPVHWALDGLGAALFATGAVGVVTPGLPTTVFWIGAVMCFLKTRPHAVRPLLRTPIVGPAIRWYLRWRPFGGSKKRR from the coding sequence ATGACCGACACGCCCCGCCCGCGCCGAAAACGCCTGTCCCGCCCCGTTCACTGGGCGCTGGACGGCCTGGGCGCGGCGCTGTTCGCCACTGGCGCGGTGGGCGTCGTCACCCCCGGCCTGCCGACCACGGTGTTCTGGATCGGCGCGGTGATGTGCTTCCTGAAGACCCGGCCCCACGCCGTGCGCCCGCTGCTGCGCACGCCGATCGTCGGACCGGCCATCCGCTGGTACCTGCGCTGGCGGCCGTTTGGTGGGTCGAAAAAGCGGCGCTAA
- a CDS encoding MmcQ/YjbR family DNA-binding protein translates to MTYEDVRAFAFKLPGVTDGTSYGHPSLKAHGKFLTRLKEDGDSLVCPGVGFDEREMLMQAEPETFYVTDHYRNYPYVLVRLSRVEAGTVERLLERQWRATAPKKLLKAYDAERA, encoded by the coding sequence ATGACCTACGAGGATGTGCGCGCCTTCGCCTTCAAACTGCCCGGGGTGACCGACGGGACCTCGTACGGCCATCCCAGCCTGAAGGCGCACGGCAAGTTCCTGACCCGGCTGAAGGAGGACGGCGACAGCCTGGTCTGTCCCGGCGTCGGGTTCGACGAGCGCGAGATGCTGATGCAGGCCGAGCCCGAGACCTTCTACGTCACCGACCACTACCGCAACTATCCCTACGTCCTGGTCCGCCTGTCTCGGGTCGAGGCCGGCACGGTGGAGCGGCTGCTGGAGCGCCAGTGGCGGGCGACCGCGCCGAAGAAACTGCTCAAGGCCTATGACGCGGAGCGGGCATGA
- a CDS encoding class I SAM-dependent methyltransferase, with the protein MIVQTLEGRRAFIRQNTVLQAPPHAPELVLHLADEVTPLWKLTEEALEEIGLPPPFWAFAWAGGQALARYILDHPETVAGKTVLDFATGSGLVAVAAMKAGAARVLANDIDVFCEAAVTLNAEANGVTIDFTDRNLLDASPPHADVLLAGDICYERPMAEAVMAWLAQGRAAGASVLIGDPGRTYFPKDGLVKLAEYQVPTTRELEDMAVKRTSVWTLP; encoded by the coding sequence ATGATCGTCCAGACGCTGGAGGGCCGCCGCGCCTTCATCCGCCAGAACACCGTGCTTCAGGCGCCGCCGCACGCGCCCGAACTGGTGCTGCACCTGGCCGACGAGGTGACGCCGCTCTGGAAGCTGACCGAGGAGGCCCTGGAAGAGATCGGCCTGCCGCCGCCTTTCTGGGCCTTCGCCTGGGCCGGCGGCCAGGCCCTGGCGCGCTACATCCTCGACCATCCCGAGACGGTGGCCGGCAAGACCGTGCTCGACTTCGCCACCGGCTCGGGCCTGGTGGCCGTGGCGGCGATGAAGGCCGGCGCCGCCCGCGTGCTGGCCAACGACATCGACGTCTTCTGCGAGGCGGCCGTGACCCTCAACGCCGAGGCCAATGGCGTGACGATCGACTTCACCGACCGGAACCTGCTGGACGCCTCGCCGCCACACGCCGACGTGCTGCTGGCCGGCGACATCTGCTACGAGCGGCCAATGGCCGAGGCCGTGATGGCCTGGCTGGCCCAGGGGCGGGCGGCGGGGGCGAGCGTGCTGATCGGCGATCCGGGCCGCACCTACTTCCCCAAGGACGGCCTGGTGAAGCTGGCCGAATACCAGGTGCCGACCACGCGCGAGCTGGAAGACATGGCGGTCAAGCGCACCAGCGTCTGGACTCTGCCATAA
- a CDS encoding YkgJ family cysteine cluster protein: MSETASTPVLSKSCGECGMCCKVLHISELAKPAGQWCGVFRKGSGCGDYEARPQACRGFHCLWLTSEKLDAAWRPDKAGFLMYPDRDGKRLNVVVDPGKPASWRREPYYSRLKAMSQRAYDGYELLICIGDRRVVMFPTEDVDLGVLNPDHKLVSGYVERDGAQVPFAMVLSDVEEMVT, encoded by the coding sequence ATGAGCGAAACCGCTTCCACCCCAGTGCTGTCCAAGTCGTGCGGCGAGTGCGGCATGTGCTGCAAGGTCCTGCACATCAGCGAGCTGGCCAAGCCGGCCGGCCAATGGTGCGGCGTGTTCCGCAAGGGCTCGGGCTGCGGCGACTACGAGGCCCGCCCCCAGGCCTGCCGGGGCTTTCACTGCCTGTGGCTGACCTCCGAAAAGCTGGACGCCGCCTGGCGGCCCGACAAGGCCGGCTTCTTGATGTACCCCGACCGCGACGGCAAGCGGCTGAACGTGGTGGTCGACCCGGGCAAGCCGGCGTCCTGGCGGCGCGAGCCCTACTATTCGCGGCTGAAGGCGATGTCGCAGCGGGCCTATGACGGCTACGAGCTCTTGATCTGCATCGGCGACCGCCGGGTGGTGATGTTCCCCACCGAGGACGTCGACCTGGGCGTGCTCAACCCCGACCACAAGCTGGTCAGCGGCTATGTCGAGCGCGACGGCGCGCAGGTGCCGTTCGCGATGGTGCTGAGCGACGTGGAAGAGATGGTCACTTGA
- the ubiA gene encoding 4-hydroxybenzoate octaprenyltransferase, producing MSSPDTAILPDAAAGNWVDRHAPPALRPWLKLGRFDRPAGIWLLMLPGWQGIALAAAGKGQWPNPWLLLAFFIGAALMRAAGCAFNDIVDRDFDAQVSRTAMRPIPAGLISVKQAWAFLIGCCLVSFLILICLGWLAVGLGVASLALVAGYPFMKRITWWPQAWLGLTFNWGALLGYAAATHELSWAAVLLYASGLFWTLGYDTIYAIQDIEDDALAGVKSSTRRLGEHVQKGVLAFYIACFVLVIAAAWVGGLGPLFLPLAALVAVHLSRQAARVRIDDPVGALALFKSNAQVGVVLFLALAAGMWKPPGL from the coding sequence ATGAGCTCTCCCGACACCGCCATCCTGCCCGACGCCGCCGCCGGCAACTGGGTCGACCGCCATGCGCCGCCGGCCTTGCGGCCCTGGCTGAAGCTGGGCCGGTTCGACCGGCCGGCGGGGATCTGGCTGCTGATGCTGCCGGGCTGGCAAGGCATCGCCCTGGCGGCGGCCGGCAAGGGCCAATGGCCCAATCCGTGGCTGCTGCTCGCCTTCTTCATCGGGGCGGCGCTGATGCGGGCGGCCGGCTGCGCGTTCAACGACATCGTCGACCGCGACTTCGACGCCCAGGTCAGTCGCACGGCCATGCGCCCGATCCCGGCCGGCCTGATCAGCGTCAAGCAGGCCTGGGCGTTCCTGATCGGCTGCTGCCTGGTCAGCTTCCTGATCCTGATCTGCCTGGGCTGGTTGGCCGTCGGCCTGGGCGTGGCTTCGCTGGCCCTGGTGGCCGGCTATCCGTTCATGAAGCGCATCACCTGGTGGCCGCAGGCGTGGCTGGGCCTGACCTTCAACTGGGGCGCGCTGCTGGGCTATGCGGCGGCGACCCACGAACTGAGCTGGGCCGCCGTGCTGCTCTACGCCTCGGGCCTGTTCTGGACCCTGGGCTACGACACGATCTACGCCATTCAGGACATCGAGGACGACGCCCTGGCCGGGGTGAAATCCTCGACGCGCCGGCTGGGCGAACATGTCCAGAAGGGCGTGCTGGCCTTCTACATCGCCTGCTTCGTGCTGGTGATCGCGGCCGCCTGGGTCGGCGGCCTGGGGCCGCTGTTCCTGCCGCTGGCGGCCTTGGTCGCCGTCCACCTGTCGCGCCAGGCGGCCCGGGTGCGGATCGACGACCCGGTCGGGGCGCTGGCGCTGTTCAAGTCCAACGCCCAGGTCGGCGTCGTGCTGTTCCTGGCGCTGGCGGCGGGGATGTGGAAACCGCCGGGGCTTTAG
- a CDS encoding 16S rRNA (uracil(1498)-N(3))-methyltransferase has translation MIRLFVPHPLKAGAGVAPTVDQSRYLTAVMRLNVGDEILVFNGQDGEWRCSLTEAGKRGCLLRAEEQTRPQAHGPDLDLVVAMVKRGRVETIVEKAAELGARRVRLTQTRRTNVDFLKLGRLDAIAIEAAEQTGRLDVPAVDDPMKLDKILDGWEPERRLVFCDEAGDAKPMIEALADTSAPAAILIGPEGGFAPEERERLRSLPFVIPVSLGPRILRADTAAIAAMTLWQAAAGDWR, from the coding sequence ATGATCCGTCTTTTCGTTCCCCACCCCCTCAAGGCCGGCGCCGGCGTCGCGCCCACGGTCGACCAGTCGCGCTACCTGACCGCCGTGATGCGGCTCAATGTCGGTGACGAGATCCTGGTGTTCAACGGCCAGGACGGCGAGTGGCGCTGCAGCCTGACCGAGGCGGGCAAGCGCGGCTGCCTGCTGCGGGCCGAGGAACAGACCCGGCCCCAGGCCCATGGTCCCGATCTCGACCTGGTGGTCGCCATGGTCAAGCGCGGCCGGGTCGAGACCATCGTCGAGAAGGCCGCCGAGCTGGGCGCGCGCCGCGTGCGCCTGACCCAGACCCGGCGAACCAATGTCGACTTCCTCAAGCTGGGCCGCCTGGACGCCATCGCCATCGAGGCGGCCGAACAGACCGGCCGCCTGGATGTGCCGGCCGTCGACGACCCGATGAAGCTGGACAAGATCCTGGATGGCTGGGAGCCCGAGCGGCGGCTGGTCTTCTGCGACGAGGCCGGCGACGCCAAGCCGATGATCGAGGCCCTGGCCGACACCTCGGCGCCGGCCGCCATCCTGATCGGTCCCGAAGGCGGCTTCGCCCCCGAGGAACGCGAGCGCCTGCGGTCGCTGCCCTTCGTGATCCCGGTCTCGCTGGGTCCCCGCATCCTGCGCGCCGACACCGCCGCCATCGCCGCCATGACCCTGTGGCAGGCGGCGGCCGGCGACTGGCGCTAG
- a CDS encoding glyoxalase superfamily protein has translation MPTIDQAKAMAKRLRAALAAQNIDVSHSATLELVAAELGHDNWNVAAAKLDTAPAPNAIGFLRAIPVLRSFDETKAREFYCDFLGFTVDFEHRFEPGLPLYMGVTRAGLTLHLSEHHGDASPGSTVYVPMQGVHALHKELNDKKYGFGRPGIERQAWGDILTVHDPFGNRIRFSQDPAT, from the coding sequence ATGCCGACCATCGATCAGGCCAAGGCCATGGCCAAGCGGCTGCGCGCCGCCCTGGCCGCCCAGAACATCGACGTCTCGCACAGCGCCACGCTGGAGCTGGTGGCCGCCGAACTGGGCCACGACAACTGGAACGTCGCGGCCGCCAAGCTCGACACCGCTCCCGCTCCCAACGCGATAGGCTTCCTGCGCGCCATCCCCGTGCTGCGGAGTTTCGACGAGACCAAGGCCCGCGAATTCTATTGCGACTTCCTGGGCTTCACGGTGGATTTCGAGCACCGCTTCGAGCCCGGCCTGCCGCTCTACATGGGCGTGACGCGGGCGGGGCTGACCCTGCATCTCTCCGAACATCACGGTGACGCCAGTCCCGGCTCGACCGTCTATGTGCCGATGCAGGGCGTCCACGCCCTGCACAAGGAGCTGAACGACAAGAAGTACGGCTTTGGCCGTCCCGGGATCGAGCGCCAGGCCTGGGGCGACATCCTGACCGTCCACGACCCGTTCGGAAACCGCATCCGCTTCTCGCAGGATCCGGCGACCTAA
- a CDS encoding YkgJ family cysteine cluster protein, which translates to MCCKLMGVAAIDKAPHAWCGHYRKGAGCGIYADRPQACADYACYWLNAANLDDRWRPDRARFILHREDDGRRLIVEVDPSTPDAWRKSPFHETFKAWAARGAADGLTLNVLVGRRGFTILPDRDVDQGLVREIPA; encoded by the coding sequence ATGTGCTGCAAGCTGATGGGCGTGGCCGCCATCGACAAGGCGCCTCACGCCTGGTGCGGCCACTATCGCAAGGGCGCGGGCTGCGGGATCTACGCCGACCGGCCCCAGGCCTGCGCCGACTATGCCTGCTACTGGCTGAACGCGGCCAATCTGGATGATCGCTGGCGGCCGGACCGCGCGCGTTTCATACTGCATCGCGAGGACGACGGGCGCAGGCTGATCGTCGAAGTCGATCCCTCGACCCCCGACGCCTGGCGCAAGTCGCCGTTCCACGAAACCTTCAAGGCCTGGGCGGCGCGTGGCGCGGCCGACGGCCTGACCCTCAACGTCCTGGTCGGACGGCGAGGCTTCACGATCCTGCCCGATCGCGACGTCGACCAGGGCCTGGTGCGCGAGATTCCGGCATGA
- a CDS encoding NAD-dependent epimerase/dehydratase family protein — protein sequence MDAENTSSPSPSGLTSPILVLGATSLIGEHLLTRLNALGTTPISLSRRPPSDDICWVDGDLADPNLADELPPVATVFSLSPIWLLPQALPALKARGMVRLVAFSSTSRFTKQDSPDASERAVAKSLADAEAAVEAFCAAHGVAWTILRPTLIYLEGRDGNVSRLAGLIRRFKVLPLSGQGEGLRQPVHADDLAGGAIAAAQAPAARDKAYDLVGGETLTYRVMAERIYAGLGRRPAILPLPAWLFRLLLTLAKPFYPGATATMGDRMAQNLTFDDSSARADFGWAPRDFRPRF from the coding sequence ATGGACGCTGAAAACACCTCTTCGCCCTCCCCGTCGGGCCTGACGTCGCCGATCCTGGTGCTGGGGGCCACCAGCCTGATCGGCGAGCACCTGCTGACGCGGCTGAACGCCCTGGGGACCACGCCGATCTCGCTGAGCCGGCGACCGCCGAGCGACGACATCTGCTGGGTGGACGGCGACCTGGCCGACCCGAACCTGGCCGACGAACTGCCGCCGGTCGCCACGGTGTTCTCGCTGTCGCCGATCTGGCTGCTGCCCCAGGCCCTGCCCGCCCTGAAGGCGCGCGGCATGGTCCGACTGGTGGCGTTCTCCTCGACCAGCCGCTTCACCAAGCAGGACTCGCCGGACGCCTCGGAGCGGGCCGTGGCCAAGTCGCTGGCCGACGCCGAGGCGGCGGTCGAGGCCTTCTGCGCCGCGCACGGCGTGGCCTGGACGATCCTGCGGCCGACCCTGATCTACCTGGAAGGCCGTGACGGCAATGTCAGCCGCCTGGCCGGGCTGATCCGCCGCTTCAAGGTGCTGCCGCTGTCAGGCCAGGGCGAGGGCCTGCGCCAGCCGGTCCATGCCGACGACCTGGCCGGCGGGGCGATCGCCGCCGCCCAGGCTCCGGCGGCGCGGGACAAGGCCTATGACCTGGTCGGCGGCGAGACCCTGACCTATCGCGTGATGGCCGAGCGGATCTATGCCGGCCTCGGCCGCCGCCCGGCGATCCTGCCGCTGCCGGCGTGGCTGTTTCGCCTGCTGCTGACCCTGGCCAAGCCGTTCTATCCCGGCGCCACGGCGACCATGGGCGACCGCATGGCCCAGAACCTGACCTTCGACGACAGCTCCGCGCGGGCGGACTTCGGGTGGGCGCCGCGGGATTTCAGGCCGAGGTTCTAG